Genomic DNA from Candidatus Hydrogenedentota bacterium:
GCACCACCCGAGCCGCCAACACCGCCGGCGCCGCCCGCGCCGCCCGTGCCGCCCGTGCCGCCGCCCAGCGTGCCTGCGGGAACAAACAGGTGGGGGCCCCACAAGATGTCGCCGGTGGCGGTGATGGACAGAGGTCTCGACCCCGTCACGTTCACGGAAACGCTGGCGCCCACCGTCAAATTGGCGAAGGGAAAGACGGCGACGCCGTCAATCTCCACGCCGGTCTTGGACTGCGCGCCCCATTGCATGATGAGCGTGTCGGTGTTGATGTTGAGCGCGCCCGCAGTGACCGTCCAGTCGCCCAGCGACCCGTCGCTGCCGTAGATGGCCTGGGCCTGCGCGGTGCCCGCCAGGACACACGCGGCGGCCACGAGGAGGACCGCCAGAGGCGCCAGTGAGGTCCGGGGCACACCCCTGACCTGTGAACGGAAGAAAGATACGATTACGCCTGACATTGTTCACTCTCCCAAGAGTTGGTTAACCGTACTCCAAGTCTCGAACGCGCCACCTCAGATTGCCCTCAAGAAGCCCGCGTCCTAGGGATACCTGTTAAATTGTAGATACAATCGTTTCCAAAGTCAAGGAAAATGCGGAATCTTTTATTTTCTCCTGTTGCATGGGAGAACAGGCGGAAGGCAGGATGGGGGCGTTTTCTACGGCCGGACGGCCTCAAGTTTTTCAGCCAGACGGGGAAAATCCGGGTTCAGAAGGCGCACCTTCTCAAAGTACTCGCGCGCGCGATCCCTCTGTCCCAGGGCCAGAAGCACCGTGCCCAGGTTGAAATTGGCCCCGAGATGGTCCGGATTCGCCGCCAGCGGGCGCTCGTAGTGGGCGAAGGCGTCATCCACACGGCCTGCGGCCACCAGTGCGTTCGCCGCCTCCACGCAGAGTTCCGGGTCGCCGGGCCGCTTTTCCAGCGCGCTGGCGAAGGCGGCCAGCGCGTCCTCCGGCCGGTTCAGGCGCAGCAGGGCGCGCCCCCGGTTCAGGTCGGCGGCAGGGTCGGTGGCATGGATGGTGAGTGCCTTGTCAAAGCAGGCCAAGGCCTCGTCCGGTTTTCCCTCGTCCAGGGCAAGGGTGCCGAGGTTGTTGAGGGCGATGGGGAACTCGGGGATCAGGCGGAGGGCCTCCTGGAAACGCTTTTCCACCTCCTCCTGGCGGCCCTGCTCGGCGAGGAGCTTGCCGATCTTGTGGAGGACGTAGCCAAACTGCGGCGCGATGCGGAGGGCGGCCTCGTAGTGGCGCATGACCCCCTCCGACTCGCCGCGCCGGGCAAGGTCCGGCTGGTAGGGCACCCACTGCACGGAGAAGAACACCGCCAGCAGCGCGGGCAACGCGGTGGCCCGCAGGACGCGCCCGGTCTCGCGGGACCGCACGGCGTCCAGAATGCGCGCAAGAACCGGGCCGGCCACCACCAGCATCAGGGGAATCGCGGGCACCCGCGCACGTCCGTTCACGAAGAAGGGGATGAAGGAGGCGAGGTACAGCCCGGTGAAAACCAGCAGGAGCAGGAGCACCTGCCCCGCCGTGGCGCCGCCGGTGTCGCGCCGGAGCCGCCCGCTCAGGGCGTCCGACAGCACGAGCGCCAGCCCGGCCCAGAAAAGCGCCGCCACCAGCGGGAA
This window encodes:
- a CDS encoding tetratricopeptide repeat protein; amino-acid sequence: MAWRRGRLARIPASWLLLLVTTVLVVIPVTVRNYVASGEFVPIATYFGENLLIGNDPDADGVTPWLPYLQELEGTGNWTAQDYINVVKGVRKELGRPEMTHTEVSSYFAGRAKAFMKANPGLTLRRMLKKAVLIWSPVEITCNKVVQREMAFYPPLNLLPRFPLVAALFWAGLALVLSDALSGRLRRDTGGATAGQVLLLLLVFTGLYLASFIPFFVNGRARVPAIPLMLVVAGPVLARILDAVRSRETGRVLRATALPALLAVFFSVQWVPYQPDLARRGESEGVMRHYEAALRIAPQFGYVLHKIGKLLAEQGRQEEVEKRFQEALRLIPEFPIALNNLGTLALDEGKPDEALACFDKALTIHATDPAADLNRGRALLRLNRPEDALAAFASALEKRPGDPELCVEAANALVAAGRVDDAFAHYERPLAANPDHLGANFNLGTVLLALGQRDRAREYFEKVRLLNPDFPRLAEKLEAVRP